A genomic segment from Neobacillus sp. YX16 encodes:
- a CDS encoding glycosyl hydrolase family 18 protein: protein MVFLLMSSCGQSHRKEEEYKTNKTPREVLGFYTEQEGTLPGSQPTVNSQFTNLNIIAPFWYKLDDKRPGNLIDSVTVDHKRMVIQSAHEKHLKVYMVVHNLFYETEEKGKQVASNILHNDKNRNVFIQNLRNEMNQFKYDGINIDMENLYLNDRDSFSLLIKKLSDALHRDGKVVTVSAPANTGDSRANPWSPWFDYEKLGLFSDSLMIMTYDEHNPRTTPGSTASVNWIEATIRYALKHGVPPSKILLGVAGYGWDWNTTASETLYSSYAMLMGQKTKYKEFYGTLVHKHLISVT from the coding sequence ATGGTCTTTTTACTAATGTCTTCCTGTGGTCAGTCACATAGAAAAGAGGAAGAATACAAGACGAATAAAACTCCCCGAGAGGTTTTAGGTTTCTATACAGAACAGGAAGGAACATTACCAGGGTCTCAACCTACAGTTAACTCACAATTCACTAATTTAAATATCATTGCACCCTTTTGGTATAAGCTTGATGATAAACGACCAGGCAATCTTATAGATTCAGTTACAGTAGATCATAAAAGAATGGTGATTCAGAGTGCTCATGAAAAACACCTAAAGGTATATATGGTTGTACATAATCTCTTTTATGAAACCGAGGAGAAGGGAAAGCAGGTAGCGAGTAATATACTCCATAATGATAAAAACCGCAATGTTTTCATTCAGAACTTACGGAATGAAATGAATCAGTTTAAATATGACGGTATTAATATTGATATGGAAAATTTGTATTTGAATGACCGAGATTCCTTTAGTCTGCTGATAAAAAAATTGTCTGATGCTCTGCATCGAGATGGAAAAGTGGTTACGGTTTCGGCCCCGGCAAACACAGGTGATTCCCGTGCTAATCCCTGGTCACCGTGGTTTGATTACGAAAAGCTTGGTTTATTTTCAGATAGCTTAATGATTATGACATACGATGAGCACAACCCAAGAACAACACCCGGGTCAACAGCATCAGTCAATTGGATAGAAGCAACGATTCGTTATGCTTTGAAGCATGGAGTACCACCATCAAAAATTTTACTCGGTGTCGCTGGTTATGGATGGGACTGGAATACAACAGCAAGTGAAACCTTGTATAGCTCCTATGCAATGTTAATGGGTCAGAAAACAAAATATAAAGAGTTTTATGGGACTCTCGTTCACAAACACCTTATTTCAGTTACATAG